A single genomic interval of bacterium harbors:
- a CDS encoding glycosyltransferase family 2 protein, translating into MSRVAVIVPTWNRAHTLAASVESLLGQEGVEPQVVVVDDGSTDDTPAVLARLGEDPRVHVVRGTHQGIAAARNAGLAAVTDAPYVAFHDSDDLALPGRLAVPTAYLDAHREIDLVMMNGRMLPPEDAPHEPEEPWIRPEVARALASRPIGVAEVFRWNLGQLQGMCFTRRALAAVGPLDGSFTILDDLDLVLRVTARFQAVFLDVPAFAYRRHPGGVARNRERVREESIRLADKLAAGHPEVLEVLGRETFRRRQARRWARLARARAKAGDVEGARTAIERAQRLEPQNVRWRLQALWLRLRG; encoded by the coding sequence ATGAGCCGCGTCGCGGTGATCGTGCCGACGTGGAATCGGGCCCACACGCTGGCGGCCAGCGTCGAGAGCCTGCTCGGGCAGGAGGGCGTCGAGCCGCAGGTCGTCGTCGTCGACGACGGCTCGACGGACGACACCCCGGCGGTGCTCGCGCGCCTCGGCGAGGATCCGCGCGTGCACGTGGTGCGCGGCACGCATCAGGGCATCGCCGCCGCACGCAACGCCGGGCTCGCCGCCGTGACCGACGCGCCGTACGTCGCCTTCCACGACTCGGACGACCTGGCGCTGCCGGGCCGTCTGGCGGTGCCGACGGCGTACCTCGACGCGCATCGTGAGATCGATCTCGTCATGATGAACGGCCGCATGCTGCCGCCGGAGGACGCGCCGCACGAGCCCGAGGAGCCGTGGATCCGGCCCGAGGTAGCCCGCGCCCTGGCGTCGCGGCCGATCGGCGTGGCGGAGGTGTTCCGCTGGAACCTCGGCCAGCTCCAGGGGATGTGCTTCACGCGGCGCGCGCTCGCGGCGGTCGGCCCGCTCGACGGCTCGTTCACCATCCTCGACGACCTGGACCTCGTGCTGCGGGTGACGGCCCGCTTCCAGGCGGTCTTCCTCGACGTGCCGGCGTTCGCCTATCGCCGGCATCCCGGCGGCGTCGCACGCAACCGCGAGCGCGTGCGCGAGGAGTCGATCCGGCTCGCCGACAAGCTCGCCGCCGGGCATCCCGAGGTGCTCGAGGTGCTCGGGAGGGAGACCTTCCGCCGCCGCCAGGCACGGCGCTGGGCCCGGCTCGCACGCGCGCGGGCGAAGGCCGGCGACGTCGAGGGGGCGCGGACGGCGATCGAGCGGGCGCAGCGCCTGGAGCCGCAGAACGTCCGCTGGCGCCTGCAGGCGCTGTGGCTGCGGCTGCGGGGCTGA
- a CDS encoding glycosyltransferase family 4 protein, with the protein MRIAFLHRSLAGGGTEADLRRMASGLVARGHAVTVFCAKPRGAPEGVAVRRVPVVRAGRLLRLLSFALLAPRLAASEPWDVVVGFGRTLRQDVVRVGGGTHRSYLARMEADGFRAAARGPYHRAILALERRMFAPGAYRRVLTVSALAADEVVHDYAVPRARVAVVYNGVDLVRFDPAARARLGPPLRAALGIAADRRVCAAVGSGFVRKGFDLLLELWATQAPPATVLVLVGDDERLGRWRRRAAAPELAGRVVVTGPRADVEAVYALADAVCVPSRQEAFGNVVLEACAAGVPVVTTRRAGAAELLDGPLATLVVASPDDRAVSPRPWRALGPERAGPRRRGAPARRDAHLGHARGGGGAGARGGGACARLTRRRSCTGRCAPGSHRASGSRTRSGPTAIRTGC; encoded by the coding sequence ATGCGGATCGCGTTTCTGCACCGCAGCCTCGCGGGCGGCGGCACCGAGGCGGACCTGCGTCGCATGGCATCCGGGCTGGTCGCCCGCGGGCACGCCGTCACCGTCTTCTGCGCCAAGCCGCGCGGCGCGCCGGAAGGGGTCGCGGTGCGCCGGGTGCCGGTCGTGCGCGCCGGGCGCCTGCTGCGGCTGCTCTCGTTCGCGCTGCTCGCCCCGCGCCTGGCGGCGAGCGAGCCGTGGGACGTGGTGGTCGGGTTCGGGCGCACGCTGCGCCAGGACGTCGTGCGGGTCGGGGGCGGTACGCACCGCAGCTACCTGGCGCGCATGGAGGCGGACGGCTTCCGCGCGGCGGCGCGCGGGCCGTACCATCGCGCGATCCTCGCGCTCGAGCGGCGCATGTTCGCGCCGGGCGCGTACCGGCGCGTGCTGACGGTGTCGGCGCTCGCGGCCGACGAGGTGGTGCACGACTACGCGGTGCCGCGCGCCCGCGTCGCGGTGGTCTACAACGGCGTCGACCTCGTGCGCTTCGATCCGGCGGCGCGCGCGCGCCTCGGACCGCCGCTGCGCGCGGCGCTCGGCATCGCCGCCGACCGGCGCGTGTGCGCGGCGGTCGGCAGCGGCTTCGTGCGCAAGGGCTTCGACCTGCTGCTCGAGCTGTGGGCGACGCAGGCGCCGCCCGCCACGGTCCTCGTCCTCGTCGGCGACGACGAGCGCCTCGGCCGCTGGCGGCGCCGCGCGGCGGCGCCCGAGCTCGCCGGCCGCGTCGTGGTGACGGGGCCGCGCGCGGACGTCGAGGCGGTGTACGCGCTGGCGGACGCGGTCTGCGTGCCGTCGCGGCAGGAGGCGTTCGGCAACGTCGTGCTCGAAGCCTGCGCCGCCGGCGTGCCGGTGGTGACGACGCGCCGGGCGGGCGCGGCGGAGCTGCTCGACGGTCCGCTCGCGACGCTGGTCGTCGCGTCGCCCGACGACCGCGCGGTCTCGCCGCGGCCCTGGCGCGCGCTCGGGCCCGAAAGGGCCGGCCCTCGGCGCCGCGGCGCGCCGGCGCGCCGCGACGCTCACCTGGGACACGCACGTGGCGGCGGTGGAGCGGGTGCTCGCGGAGGCGGCGCATGCGCGCGCCTGACGCGCCGACGATCGTGCACGGGCCGCTGCGCGCCTGGGTCGCACCGGGCGAGCGGCTCACGGACGCGGTCGGGCCCGACGGCGATCCGGACCGGCTGCTGA
- a CDS encoding glycosyltransferase: protein MRAPDAPTIVHGPLRAWVAPGERLTDAVGPDGDPDRLLTHPHCRVVKFQRKVAVGDIDTPVGTLFVKRYNVHAWRVLVASLGQPSPAVRAFMAAAALAERGFGVPPVVAAVEYRRAGLCMRSFFVTRAVTEAETADVRWQALTRRAADRACRHARRALARALGTLFRALHARGVYHADLKDVNILVRGAPEAPELVLLDLERVTVGPAPSLRRRTKNLVQLERTLGRLASRTDRLRILVAYLGPEAERAVRRRWAKRVLRAAARKERARRRPAPPVRRDTVSCTVVCQDEAGQIAGCLSSVAWCDEIVVVDGGSHDDTPAIARRFTPKVIHNAWPGYRAQKQFALEHSSAQWVLNLDADERVTAELATEIQRALREVPVPIDGFRIPRLVSYLGRWWYRGGWYPRPVLRLVRRAHTTWGGTDPHDRAEVPGRVVGMRHPILHYTYDDIADHLRSVDKLTAVAATQVPRGRRVGTARLIGEPAWRFVRAFVVKRGALEGLPGLFVAATDAFYTFLRWARVWERERRP, encoded by the coding sequence ATGCGCGCGCCTGACGCGCCGACGATCGTGCACGGGCCGCTGCGCGCCTGGGTCGCACCGGGCGAGCGGCTCACGGACGCGGTCGGGCCCGACGGCGATCCGGACCGGCTGCTGACGCATCCGCACTGCCGGGTGGTGAAGTTCCAGCGCAAGGTGGCGGTCGGCGACATCGACACGCCGGTCGGGACCCTGTTCGTGAAGCGCTACAACGTGCACGCCTGGCGCGTGCTCGTCGCCAGCCTCGGGCAGCCGTCGCCGGCGGTGCGCGCGTTCATGGCGGCGGCGGCGCTGGCGGAGCGCGGCTTCGGCGTGCCGCCGGTGGTGGCGGCGGTCGAGTACCGGCGCGCGGGCCTGTGCATGCGCAGCTTCTTCGTGACCCGCGCCGTCACCGAGGCGGAGACGGCGGACGTGCGCTGGCAGGCCCTCACGCGGCGAGCGGCCGATCGGGCGTGCCGGCACGCACGCCGGGCGTTGGCGCGGGCGCTGGGGACGCTGTTTCGCGCCCTGCACGCGCGCGGCGTCTACCACGCGGATCTGAAGGACGTGAACATCCTCGTGCGCGGCGCGCCGGAGGCGCCCGAGCTGGTGCTGCTCGATCTCGAGCGGGTCACCGTCGGGCCTGCGCCGTCGCTGCGGCGGCGGACGAAGAACCTGGTCCAGCTGGAGCGCACGCTCGGCCGGCTGGCGAGCCGTACGGATCGGCTGCGCATCCTCGTCGCCTACCTCGGCCCCGAGGCCGAGCGCGCGGTGCGGCGCCGCTGGGCGAAGCGCGTGCTGCGCGCGGCGGCGCGCAAGGAGCGCGCGCGCCGCCGTCCCGCGCCGCCCGTGCGGCGGGACACGGTGTCCTGCACGGTGGTCTGCCAGGACGAGGCGGGGCAGATCGCCGGCTGCCTCTCGAGCGTCGCGTGGTGCGACGAGATCGTGGTCGTCGACGGCGGCTCGCACGACGACACGCCCGCGATCGCGCGCCGCTTCACGCCGAAGGTGATCCACAACGCCTGGCCCGGGTATCGCGCCCAGAAGCAGTTCGCGCTCGAGCACTCGAGCGCGCAGTGGGTGCTGAACCTCGACGCCGACGAGCGCGTCACGGCGGAGCTCGCCACCGAGATCCAGCGTGCGCTGCGCGAGGTGCCGGTGCCGATCGACGGCTTCCGCATCCCGCGCCTGGTGTCGTACCTCGGACGCTGGTGGTACCGGGGCGGCTGGTACCCGCGCCCGGTGCTGCGCCTGGTGCGCCGCGCGCACACCACCTGGGGGGGGACCGACCCGCACGACCGTGCCGAGGTGCCGGGGCGGGTGGTCGGCATGCGCCACCCCATCCTCCACTACACGTACGACGACATCGCCGATCATCTGCGCTCGGTGGACAAGCTCACCGCGGTCGCGGCGACCCAGGTGCCGCGGGGACGACGGGTGGGGACGGCCCGCCTGATCGGCGAGCCCGCCTGGCGCTTCGTGCGCGCCTTCGTCGTCAAGCGGGGCGCGTTGGAGGGGCTGCCGGGGCTGTTCGTCGCGGCGACCGACGCGTTCTACACCTTCCTGCGCTGGGCGCGGGTGTGGGAGCGGGAGCGGCGCCCGTGA